Proteins encoded within one genomic window of Paraglaciecola psychrophila 170:
- the fadA gene encoding acetyl-CoA C-acyltransferase FadA, whose amino-acid sequence MKEVVVVDCIRTPMGRSKGGIFRNVRAETLSAHLMSKLVERNPNLDPNDIEDIIWGCVQQTKEQGFNIARNSQLLTNIPRSTGAVTVNRLCGSSMQALHDATSGIMSGRGDVYMIGGVEHMGHVPMDFNLDFHPGIAKHTAKASGSMGMTAELLGRQNGITREMQDAFGARSHQRAHQATLEGRWASEIVTTQGHDADGILKSISADETIRPDSTAESMAALRPVFDPVNGTVTAGTSSALSDGASAMLIMSADKAKALGLTPRAKIRAMAVAGCDAAIMGYGPVPATQKALKRAGMTMADIELAEFNEAFAAQALSCIKQLGWIDSYEDKVNLNGGAIALGHPLGCSGSRISTTLINLMEANDKSIGLATMCIGLGQGIATVFERV is encoded by the coding sequence ATGAAAGAAGTCGTAGTAGTTGATTGTATACGCACACCTATGGGTCGATCTAAAGGCGGTATTTTTCGCAACGTGCGCGCAGAAACTTTATCTGCACATTTAATGTCAAAGTTAGTTGAACGCAATCCAAACCTTGATCCTAATGATATTGAAGACATCATCTGGGGCTGTGTTCAGCAAACCAAAGAGCAAGGATTCAATATTGCTCGTAACTCACAATTATTAACTAATATCCCTCGCTCAACGGGTGCAGTCACAGTGAACCGCTTATGTGGTTCATCTATGCAAGCTCTACATGACGCCACCAGCGGTATTATGTCTGGTCGTGGTGACGTGTATATGATTGGCGGTGTTGAACATATGGGCCATGTGCCTATGGATTTCAATCTAGACTTTCATCCTGGTATTGCTAAGCACACCGCTAAAGCGTCAGGCAGTATGGGCATGACGGCAGAGTTGTTAGGGCGTCAAAACGGTATTACGCGTGAAATGCAGGATGCCTTTGGCGCGCGCTCACACCAACGAGCACACCAAGCAACACTAGAGGGCCGCTGGGCCAGTGAAATTGTCACCACACAAGGCCATGATGCAGACGGAATTTTAAAATCTATTAGTGCAGATGAAACAATCCGTCCAGACTCTACTGCTGAATCTATGGCGGCCTTAAGACCGGTATTTGATCCGGTCAATGGCACAGTTACAGCAGGTACATCGTCTGCCTTATCTGATGGTGCATCTGCGATGTTGATCATGTCAGCTGATAAAGCCAAAGCACTAGGGTTGACACCACGGGCTAAAATTCGCGCTATGGCAGTGGCAGGTTGTGATGCAGCTATTATGGGATATGGTCCAGTACCAGCCACCCAAAAAGCACTTAAACGTGCTGGCATGACGATGGCAGATATAGAACTGGCTGAATTTAACGAAGCTTTTGCTGCACAAGCGTTGTCTTGTATCAAACAACTTGGTTGGATTGATAGTTACGAAGACAAAGTCAACTTGAACGGTGGTGCAATTGCACTTGGACACCCACTAGGCTGTTCTGGCTCTCGTATATCCACTACGTTAATCAATCTAATGGAAGCCAACGACAAGTCTATCGGTCTAGCCACTATGTGTATTGGTTTAGGTCAAGGTATTGCTACGGTATTTGAGCGCGTTTAA
- a CDS encoding LEA/WHy family protein, which produces MKLLISRLTTLLVILIPTSCATLNSNFEKPEIIVNSFKILPGGSIDPTFEIGLRVVNPNSISLNFKGMAYTASIEGNQIFSGVANQLPIVPAYGEEEVKSNVQADLFGGIRLFADLMQPRKTRIAYTLKVKLDVGTFALPIHITREGNLTMPKTN; this is translated from the coding sequence TTGAAACTGCTCATATCTCGTCTAACTACGCTATTGGTTATTCTAATACCCACCAGCTGTGCTACTTTAAATTCTAACTTTGAAAAGCCTGAAATAATCGTTAATTCCTTTAAAATACTGCCAGGCGGTAGTATAGATCCTACATTTGAAATCGGTTTGCGAGTGGTTAATCCCAATAGTATCTCCTTAAATTTTAAAGGCATGGCATACACTGCTAGCATTGAAGGTAATCAGATATTTTCTGGTGTGGCGAATCAACTGCCTATCGTGCCTGCTTATGGCGAAGAAGAGGTAAAGTCAAACGTACAGGCAGATTTGTTCGGAGGTATTAGGTTATTTGCTGACCTCATGCAGCCAAGAAAGACCCGTATCGCTTATACGCTGAAAGTGAAATTGGACGTTGGCACTTTTGCACTGCCTATTCACATTACTCGAGAAGGCAATTTAACTATGCCAAAGACTAATTAA
- a CDS encoding dienelactone hydrolase family protein, which translates to MSHISPIQIPQQAFDWYDDYAHGDIDRRTFLSRLGSLSVAGLTLGAVTSALTPNYALAEQISFNDQDIKATYQEFKSPNGHGDGRGYLVVPSNMDSKAPSVLVVHENRGLNTYVRDVARRLAKQGFIAFAPDALFPLGGYPGNDDDGRAMQGSMDRDKIDQDFIAAARYLKMHESSTGKLGVVGFCFGGYVSNMLAATVPELIDAAVPFYGTPVNGDLVKNVKAPIMIQFAENDKRVNATWPDYEAALKANKVNYTAYFYPSTQHGFHNDSTSRYDPKAAELAWSRTLEFFRQHLA; encoded by the coding sequence ATATCACATATTTCGCCAATACAGATCCCACAACAAGCCTTTGATTGGTATGACGATTATGCCCATGGTGATATAGACCGTCGCACTTTTCTAAGTCGTTTAGGCTCATTATCTGTTGCTGGGCTTACCCTTGGCGCAGTGACAAGTGCGCTTACGCCAAATTACGCATTAGCTGAACAAATCTCTTTCAACGATCAAGATATAAAAGCTACCTATCAAGAATTTAAATCTCCTAATGGTCACGGAGATGGGCGAGGTTATTTGGTTGTGCCGAGTAACATGGATAGCAAAGCGCCGAGTGTGTTAGTGGTACATGAAAACCGTGGGCTTAACACATATGTCCGGGACGTGGCAAGACGCCTGGCTAAGCAAGGTTTTATCGCGTTTGCTCCAGATGCGCTGTTTCCTTTAGGTGGTTATCCAGGTAATGATGATGATGGTCGTGCTATGCAGGGCAGCATGGACAGAGACAAAATTGATCAAGACTTTATAGCGGCGGCCCGTTATCTGAAAATGCATGAATCAAGTACAGGTAAATTAGGTGTAGTTGGTTTTTGTTTTGGAGGTTATGTAAGCAACATGTTAGCAGCGACAGTACCAGAACTTATAGATGCAGCTGTGCCATTTTATGGCACGCCAGTAAATGGCGATTTAGTCAAAAACGTCAAAGCGCCAATCATGATCCAATTCGCTGAAAATGATAAACGTGTTAACGCCACTTGGCCTGATTATGAAGCAGCATTAAAAGCTAATAAGGTTAATTACACCGCATATTTTTATCCTAGCACTCAGCATGGTTTCCACAATGACTCTACTAGTCGATATGATCCCAAAGCAGCTGAACTTGCTTGGTCGCGAACGCTGGAATTTTTTAGACAACATTTAGCCTGA
- a CDS encoding YitT family protein, with product MNFPTHRFYEDVLALFCAGVLVSFGVVLFGTHNLLTGGTAGIAIIGTHLVDMSFGLLFFLVNIPFYYIAWTQLSKRFAINTFISVSLVSVMTEQVQHLINIESIHPIFASVAGGMLIGVGLLIMFRHKSSLGGLGILALYLQNKFNIRAGNFGLLVDSVILTSSMFIFSIDLVFLSVIGAITMNLLIAVNHKPGRYQAYIESKKTKSIHKDATLEEKLLGVVE from the coding sequence GTGAATTTCCCAACACACAGATTTTATGAAGACGTATTGGCACTTTTTTGTGCGGGTGTATTGGTATCTTTTGGAGTGGTGTTGTTTGGTACACATAACTTACTGACTGGCGGCACTGCTGGTATTGCCATTATTGGCACACACCTTGTTGATATGAGCTTTGGACTATTGTTTTTTTTGGTCAATATCCCTTTTTACTATATTGCTTGGACTCAATTAAGTAAGCGTTTCGCTATTAATACGTTTATCTCAGTATCTCTGGTGTCGGTTATGACAGAACAAGTGCAGCATCTGATTAATATTGAAAGTATTCACCCAATATTTGCTAGCGTGGCTGGCGGTATGTTGATTGGGGTGGGACTGTTGATTATGTTTAGACATAAATCAAGCCTAGGAGGACTAGGTATTTTAGCCTTGTATCTTCAGAACAAATTTAATATTCGTGCAGGCAATTTTGGCTTATTAGTTGATTCTGTGATCCTGACGTCTTCGATGTTTATCTTTAGCATTGATCTGGTATTTCTATCTGTGATTGGCGCTATCACAATGAATTTACTTATCGCAGTAAACCATAAACCTGGTCGTTATCAGGCTTATATTGAGTCTAAAAAGACTAAAAGCATTCACAAAGATGCAACCTTAGAGGAAAAACTATTAGGTGTGGTTGAGTAG
- a CDS encoding Dps family protein: MSNINIGINEQDREVIAEGLKCLLADSYTLYLQTHNFHWNVTGPQFRELHLMFEEHYTELSSAVDDIAERIRTLDVAAPGTYKEFAKLSSIKEVDGVPSGIEMVNILLNGHEAVVKTCRKVLASAQQADDESSAALVSDRMRIHEKTAWMLRALS, translated from the coding sequence ATGAGTAATATTAATATCGGTATTAACGAACAAGATAGGGAAGTTATTGCTGAAGGCTTAAAGTGCCTGTTAGCAGACTCTTATACGCTATATTTACAAACACATAATTTTCATTGGAATGTAACTGGGCCGCAGTTCAGAGAACTACATCTCATGTTTGAAGAGCATTATACTGAGCTATCTTCGGCTGTTGATGATATTGCGGAGCGGATACGTACTTTAGATGTGGCTGCACCGGGAACTTATAAAGAGTTTGCTAAGCTAAGTTCAATTAAAGAAGTTGACGGTGTACCTTCTGGAATTGAAATGGTTAATATATTACTTAATGGTCATGAAGCAGTGGTTAAAACATGCCGCAAGGTATTGGCATCAGCGCAACAAGCAGACGATGAATCTTCTGCTGCCTTGGTGTCAGATAGAATGCGTATTCATGAAAAAACAGCATGGATGCTAAGAGCTTTGAGTTAA
- a CDS encoding VOC family protein yields MLTPFHLAIPVTDLEQAKAFYGGLLGCERGRRSDDWIDWNFFGHQLVTHLVTEMPSFPKHNQVDNYAVPIPHFGVVLNWSDWQALAIKLSTARIDFIIEPYIRFEGQAGEQATMFFMDPCGNALEFKAFQDIHQLFAS; encoded by the coding sequence ATGCTAACACCCTTTCATCTTGCTATACCTGTTACAGATTTAGAACAGGCTAAAGCCTTTTATGGTGGCCTGCTGGGTTGTGAAAGAGGCCGTCGGTCTGACGACTGGATTGATTGGAACTTTTTTGGTCACCAATTAGTGACCCATCTTGTTACTGAGATGCCAAGTTTTCCCAAACATAATCAAGTAGATAACTATGCAGTGCCTATTCCTCACTTCGGTGTAGTTTTAAACTGGAGTGATTGGCAAGCGCTGGCGATTAAGCTTAGTACCGCCCGTATTGATTTTATTATTGAGCCTTACATACGATTTGAAGGGCAAGCTGGTGAACAAGCGACGATGTTTTTTATGGATCCTTGCGGTAATGCATTAGAATTTAAGGCATTTCAAGATATTCATCAATTATTTGCGAGTTAA
- a CDS encoding response regulator, which translates to MNQTHYSYHWTSLRQYVKFVSLILKRMGYEFVETADNAEVALEKVLHVVFDLILLDINLPAMSGLELLKHLSIKSPNSKVVMCSVSSSEDHIRQSIKDGAEGFLVKPVTQTSLVSLLHRLGFQ; encoded by the coding sequence ATGAATCAAACACATTATTCTTATCATTGGACAAGTTTGAGGCAATACGTTAAGTTTGTCAGTTTGATACTTAAACGTATGGGGTACGAATTTGTCGAAACTGCTGACAATGCTGAAGTGGCATTAGAAAAAGTCCTACATGTTGTTTTTGATTTGATTCTACTGGATATCAATCTACCTGCGATGAGCGGTTTAGAATTACTCAAACATCTAAGTATTAAAAGTCCAAACAGTAAAGTGGTAATGTGTTCTGTAAGTAGCTCTGAAGATCATATTCGCCAATCAATCAAAGATGGCGCTGAAGGTTTTTTGGTTAAACCTGTCACCCAGACTAGTTTAGTCTCTTTACTACATCGTTTAGGCTTTCAATAA
- the tnpA gene encoding IS66 family insertion sequence element accessory protein TnpA, with protein sequence MYEQNKATATSNLKQEAPLGRDSGLTQAAYCWDHDLCPHNFSYNKRKYSTGPVPVNLGQSY encoded by the coding sequence ATGTATGAGCAAAACAAAGCGACTGCAACATCAAATTTAAAGCAGGAAGCTCCGCTGGGGCGTGACTCAGGTTTAACCCAAGCTGCCTATTGTTGGGATCACGACCTGTGTCCACACAATTTCAGCTACAACAAACGCAAATACTCAACCGGACCGGTACCCGTTAATCTAGGGCAATCGTATTAA
- a CDS encoding EstA family serine hydrolase has translation MPTVVKGQFDPKFVQLQAEFERNFSDRGESGASVCLSVNGETMVDLWGGVANQKTGELWERDTVSIVFSCTKAATALCAHILIDRGLLDLHGLVTDYWPEYGKHGKDNTTVAMMLNHESGVPAFREPIKLGGFNDWDYMISRLENEKPFWEPGTRNGYHMVSFGWTVGELVRRVSGKSLGTFFADEVAGPTGADFWIGIPDSFSHPIAPMIPYSPIPDDIVLDFGAKLMADPTSVQALSFLNTGGWRADNPESYRAEIGGAGGISNARGQVAMYEPLAKNDGSLVSPECLKNMSLVSTATQQDFTLLLPTRFGPGFMKSLDNRQMHSAASRQSVILGDQAFGHVGAGGSIGFADPECGLAFSYTMTKMGNGLLLNDRGQSLVDAAYLTLGYKNNKSGVWIK, from the coding sequence ATGCCCACAGTAGTAAAAGGTCAGTTCGACCCGAAATTTGTCCAATTGCAAGCCGAATTTGAACGTAATTTTTCCGATAGAGGTGAGTCTGGTGCGTCGGTTTGCCTTAGTGTTAACGGCGAAACCATGGTGGATTTGTGGGGGGGAGTGGCTAACCAAAAAACAGGCGAACTCTGGGAAAGAGATACAGTATCCATTGTTTTTTCATGCACCAAAGCTGCTACCGCTCTTTGTGCGCATATTCTAATCGATAGGGGGCTGCTTGATTTACACGGACTAGTCACTGATTACTGGCCTGAGTATGGTAAACACGGGAAAGACAACACTACAGTAGCGATGATGCTCAACCATGAAAGTGGCGTACCTGCATTTCGTGAACCGATAAAACTAGGTGGCTTCAATGATTGGGACTACATGATTTCGCGGCTTGAAAATGAGAAACCATTTTGGGAGCCGGGTACACGTAATGGTTACCATATGGTGAGCTTTGGTTGGACGGTTGGTGAACTGGTGCGAAGAGTATCAGGAAAATCACTAGGCACTTTTTTTGCTGACGAAGTCGCTGGGCCAACAGGTGCTGATTTCTGGATCGGTATTCCAGACAGCTTTTCTCATCCCATAGCACCAATGATCCCATATTCACCTATACCTGACGACATAGTACTTGATTTCGGCGCTAAGTTGATGGCTGACCCAACGTCTGTTCAAGCGTTATCATTTTTGAACACCGGAGGATGGAGAGCGGATAATCCTGAAAGCTATCGTGCCGAAATCGGTGGCGCTGGCGGAATTTCTAATGCCCGTGGTCAGGTTGCCATGTATGAACCTTTAGCTAAGAATGACGGCAGTCTTGTGTCGCCCGAATGCCTTAAAAATATGAGTCTGGTCTCTACAGCAACCCAACAAGATTTTACACTGTTACTTCCAACACGGTTTGGTCCAGGTTTTATGAAGTCTTTAGATAATCGTCAGATGCACTCTGCGGCAAGTCGACAGTCCGTTATTCTTGGCGACCAAGCTTTTGGCCATGTGGGGGCGGGTGGATCTATTGGTTTTGCTGACCCCGAGTGTGGTTTGGCTTTTAGTTATACGATGACCAAAATGGGCAATGGCTTATTACTCAACGATCGCGGCCAGAGCCTAGTGGATGCTGCTTATTTGACATTAGGTTACAAAAATAACAAATCAGGTGTATGGATCAAGTAA
- a CDS encoding SDR family NAD(P)-dependent oxidoreductase gives MASPHSLAIVTGGCSGLGYATATALINAGWHVCIFDVNKDNGDQIASQLSASNCHYEFADVTSSGSVELAFERLQQKTKQSNIRLLVNCAGVAPAKRTLNRDSEPMALADFANVININLVGSFNVARVAAAIMAKKNSIDQDNSRGVIINTASVAGYEGQVGQTAYASSKAGIIGLTLPMARDLAAVGIRVNTIAPGIMGTPMLLAMPENVQSALASHVQHPKRLGLPEEFANLVLHIAENTYINGETIRIDGGLRMPPK, from the coding sequence ATGGCTTCACCACATTCATTAGCAATAGTTACAGGCGGATGTTCAGGGCTTGGATATGCCACCGCTACCGCTTTAATCAACGCAGGTTGGCATGTGTGTATATTTGATGTAAATAAAGATAATGGTGATCAAATCGCGTCTCAGCTGAGCGCGTCAAACTGTCATTATGAATTTGCTGATGTTACATCTAGCGGAAGTGTGGAACTCGCATTTGAAAGGCTCCAACAAAAAACAAAACAAAGCAATATACGTTTATTAGTCAATTGCGCAGGCGTCGCACCTGCAAAACGAACATTAAATAGAGATAGTGAGCCAATGGCATTGGCGGATTTCGCTAACGTGATAAACATTAATCTCGTCGGCTCATTTAATGTAGCAAGAGTTGCCGCTGCCATTATGGCTAAAAAAAACTCAATTGACCAAGATAATTCCCGAGGAGTGATTATCAATACTGCTTCGGTAGCTGGTTATGAAGGACAAGTTGGGCAAACCGCTTATGCGTCGAGTAAAGCCGGCATCATTGGCTTAACTTTACCTATGGCTAGAGATTTAGCTGCTGTCGGTATTCGCGTAAATACAATCGCTCCGGGCATAATGGGGACGCCAATGTTACTGGCAATGCCTGAAAATGTGCAGTCAGCATTGGCAAGTCATGTACAGCATCCTAAACGCTTAGGTTTGCCTGAAGAGTTTGCCAATCTAGTATTACATATCGCAGAAAATACCTATATAAATGGGGAAACTATTCGTATCGATGGTGGTTTGAGAATGCCACCTAAATAG
- a CDS encoding flavin-containing monooxygenase, whose protein sequence is MSDAINTQLDLELEKRFRKAISIANIPTLLMVLVQLTGDQSWLAAPYMPSRARGLDDNDSGGLPEDIQRKVRTAAADAVIEWKKGKPVSISEPSADLLTRMISISTGETVPENYGEIIEAELLPSIPRKNGNTFSGQVPDDFNAIIIGGGVSGICAGIKLQEHGIDFTIIEKNSGFGGTWKENQYPAAGVDTPNHLYSFSFAPNDWTRYFALRGEIVAYIEAVAMDYQLSKDTHFETTVLQAKFDTATKKWHVTIVGPDGQQQTLIGNVILSAVGLLSVPFVPDIPGLDTFTGRVCHTAQWPSDLDLTDKKVAIVGNGASAMQVAPAIVDKAKKLTIYARSKQWAAPFPQFQKEVPEDIRFLLKEVPLYQAWYRQRLAWTFNDRLHGALQRDPDWTDKKHSINATNNRHRDIFLNYIKTELGDRQDLLEDLVPDYPPYGKRILLDNGWYRTVAKPHVKLVPHRLKEVKGSTLVADNGETIDADILIMATGFKSTEILSSLDVLGSKGEHLKEVWDTDNPKAYMGTLVPDFPNMFVLLGPNTGLGHGGSIIPVVERQINYVLLLLEKMFENHSSTIEVRRDVFEEYNQKVDSAHAKMIWTHKGTTNWYRNKRGRVVAITPWRNDDFWRMTREIDESNYVFDVNT, encoded by the coding sequence ATGTCAGACGCTATAAATACTCAGTTAGATCTTGAACTTGAGAAGCGATTCCGCAAAGCAATTTCTATAGCTAATATACCTACGTTGTTAATGGTACTTGTTCAATTGACCGGAGACCAAAGTTGGTTAGCCGCACCATATATGCCAAGCCGCGCGCGTGGTTTGGATGATAACGACAGCGGCGGACTACCTGAAGATATTCAGCGAAAAGTTCGCACAGCTGCTGCAGATGCGGTGATTGAATGGAAAAAAGGCAAGCCTGTTTCTATTTCTGAACCCTCGGCAGACTTGCTCACTCGAATGATTAGCATATCAACTGGGGAAACCGTTCCTGAGAACTATGGTGAGATCATTGAGGCAGAATTATTACCATCGATCCCTCGCAAAAATGGCAATACGTTTTCAGGGCAGGTACCTGATGATTTTAATGCGATAATTATTGGCGGTGGTGTATCTGGTATATGCGCTGGAATAAAGCTTCAAGAGCATGGTATTGATTTCACTATCATCGAGAAAAATTCTGGCTTTGGCGGAACATGGAAAGAAAACCAGTATCCGGCAGCAGGTGTTGATACACCTAACCACTTATATTCTTTTTCATTTGCGCCTAACGATTGGACTCGCTATTTTGCATTACGAGGTGAAATAGTCGCCTATATTGAAGCAGTCGCTATGGACTATCAATTATCTAAAGATACACACTTTGAAACGACTGTGCTACAGGCCAAATTTGATACAGCTACAAAGAAGTGGCACGTAACAATTGTTGGGCCAGACGGTCAGCAACAAACCTTAATTGGTAATGTGATATTAAGTGCAGTTGGGTTGTTAAGTGTACCTTTTGTTCCTGATATCCCTGGACTAGATACCTTTACAGGTAGAGTGTGTCACACAGCACAATGGCCTAGCGACTTGGATTTAACCGATAAAAAGGTAGCCATTGTTGGTAACGGCGCCAGTGCCATGCAGGTAGCTCCGGCCATCGTTGATAAAGCGAAAAAATTGACGATTTATGCCCGCTCTAAACAGTGGGCAGCTCCCTTTCCGCAATTTCAGAAAGAAGTACCTGAAGACATACGCTTTCTATTGAAAGAAGTGCCACTTTACCAGGCTTGGTATCGTCAGCGTCTGGCTTGGACATTTAATGATCGTCTACACGGTGCTTTGCAGCGTGACCCAGACTGGACAGATAAAAAACACTCCATTAATGCGACCAATAATCGTCATCGCGATATATTCCTCAATTATATCAAAACCGAATTAGGTGATAGACAAGATTTACTGGAAGATCTTGTTCCAGATTATCCGCCTTACGGAAAAAGAATTCTGCTTGATAATGGATGGTATCGCACGGTAGCAAAACCTCATGTGAAGCTAGTTCCACACCGACTTAAAGAGGTTAAAGGCTCTACTCTTGTTGCGGATAACGGAGAGACTATTGATGCTGATATTTTAATTATGGCAACAGGATTTAAAAGCACAGAGATATTATCTTCTCTTGACGTTTTAGGTTCTAAAGGGGAGCACTTGAAGGAAGTTTGGGATACAGATAATCCTAAAGCCTATATGGGGACATTGGTACCTGACTTCCCGAACATGTTTGTTTTACTTGGACCTAATACTGGGCTTGGTCATGGCGGAAGCATTATACCCGTGGTAGAGCGACAAATTAATTACGTATTATTATTATTGGAAAAAATGTTTGAAAATCATAGTAGTACAATTGAAGTTCGTCGTGATGTATTCGAAGAATACAATCAAAAAGTGGACAGTGCACACGCGAAGATGATCTGGACGCACAAAGGCACCACTAATTGGTATCGCAATAAAAGAGGCCGTGTAGTTGCGATTACACCATGGCGTAATGATGATTTCTGGCGAATGACCAGAGAAATAGACGAAAGTAACTATGTGTTCGATGTTAATACTTGA